Proteins from a genomic interval of Yarrowia lipolytica chromosome 1E, complete sequence:
- a CDS encoding uncharacterized protein (Compare to YALI0E23364g, similar to uniprot|Q8NIW6 Neurospora crassa) translates to MLRVQVYVGDAPATLPPVANSSRFDLYSYLFFTQHTMSLLPKRWLRLALQLTLAIGCVLFVAEYFGMSRVAQQSTGAARALLYRYHEGQVITEVSVMRCLRVSTCSFPEGWEVINKDLHLGDSWKYKSFLMVQKKAQKDLQKGDQTVLDIAFSDGDGKVPQRVLDLLDLPPGTERLLQLKATGWQYLQDNMWAQFGVFSQKSITGLTVLYGPDAVDPRPGWTLSDEYILDSKQKGTHKDLRPRLSFQRETSESVKKPSLRVHGSKFKIMQLADLHYSTGFGKCLQHVAADTDPEGACQADPLSLQHIEAFLDRENPDMVVLTGDQIYGSAAPDAETALLKVLAPLIRRKVPWAAVFGNHDHEETNMNRAQQMALMESLPYSLSQAGPEDVDGVGNYWLQVLAPKSDNPAVTLYFLDTHAKHPNQKLFPGYDWVRESQLEWLEKEHKQLQPLQNKYTHIHLSMAFFHIPTTEYRNARGKKMIGQWKEGAAAPKHNSGVRKLLEEIGVSVISVGHDHVNDFCMWDDVTAHKDDIPPMWLCYGGGLGEGGYGGYGGYVRRMRVFEIDTEANSITSWKRKVSDYDETFDRQVLVRNGAPFLEKRT, encoded by the coding sequence ATGCTTAGAGTTCAAGTATACGTCGGGGATGCCCCTGCCACCCTCCCCCCTGTAGCTAACTCATCACGGTTCgacttgtactcgtacttgttcttcacacaacacacaatgaGTCTCCTTCCGAAACGATGGCTGCGGCTCGCGCTGCAACTGACACTAGCCATTGGCtgtgtgttgtttgtggCCGAGTACTTTGGCATGAGCCGGGTCGCGCAACAGTCCACGGGGGCCGCGCGGGCTCTGCTCTACAGGTACCACGAGGGCCAGGTGATCACCGAGGTGTCTGTGATGCGGTGCCTGCGGGTGTCGACGTGTTCTTTTCCCGAGGGCTGGGAGGTGATCAACAAGGACCTTCATCTGGGCGACTCGTGGAAATACAAATCGTTTCTCATggtgcagaagaaggcccaGAAGGACCTGCAGAAGGGAGACCAGACCGTTCTGGACATTGCCTTCAGCGACGGCGACGGCAAGGTGCCTCAGCGGGTGCTGGATCTGCTCGATCTGCCCCCTGGAACAGAGAGATTGCTGCAACTCAAGGCCACGGGCTGGCAGTACCTCCAGGACAACATGTGGGCCCAATTCGGCGTCTTCAGTCAGAAATCCATCACCGGCCTGACCGTTCTGTACGGCCCTGATGCGGTGGACCCTCGTCCTGGATGGACACTTTCAGACGAGTACATTTTGGACTCAAAGCAAAAGGGTACACATAAGGATCTACGTCCCCGGCTTTCGTTCCAGCGAGAAACGTCCGAGAGCGTCAAGAAGCCGAGTCTGCGGGTCCACGGCTCCAAGTTCAAAATCATGCAACTGGCAGACTTGCACTACTCCACCGGCTTTGGCAAGTGTCTGCAACACGTGGCCGCTGATACCGATCCCGAGGGCGCTTGCCAGGCGGATCCTCTGTCTCTACAGCATATTGAGGCGTTTTTGGACCGCGAAAACCCGGATATGGTAGTTCTGACAGGTGATCAAATCTATGGAAGTGCAGCTCCAGACGCAGAAACTGCTCTTCTTAAGGTTTTGGCGCCTCTGATCCGCCGCAAGGTACCGTGGGCGGCTGTGTTTGGTAACCATGACCACGAGGAGACTAACATGAACCGTGCCCAGCAGATGGCGTTGATGGAGTCCCTTCCTTACTCTCTATCTCAAGCTGGCCCGGAGGATGTGGACGGAGTAGGCAATTACTGGCTTCAGGTTCTGGCTCCCAAGTCTGACAACCCCGCGGTGACACTCTACTTCCTCGACACCCATGCCAAACACCCCAACCAGAAACTGTTTCCAGGCTACGATTGGGTGCGAGAGTCGCAATTGGAGTGGCTGGAAAAGGAAcacaagcagctgcagccTCTGcagaacaagtacacccACATCCACCTGTCAATGGCCTTCTTTCATATTCCTACTACTGAATACAGAAACGCCCGTGGCAAGAAGATGATTGGACAATggaaagaaggagctgcCGCGCCCAAACACAACTCGGGAGTGCGCAAGCTGCTCGAAGAGATTGGAGTGTCCGTCATCTCTGTGGGTCACGATCATGTCAATGACTTTTGTATGTGGGATGATGTCACTGCTCACAAGGACGACATTCCGCCCATGTGGCTTTGTTACGGAGGAGGACTAGGAGAGGGAGGATACGGAGGCTATGGTGGTTACGTGCGACGAATGCGGGTGTTTGAGATTGATACTGAGGCGAATTCCATCACCAGCTGGAAGAGAAAGGTATCTGATTACGATGAGACTTTTGATAGGCAGGTTCTTGTCAGGAACGGAGCTCCGTTCTTGGAAAAACGAACCTAA